In Candidatus Aminicenantes bacterium, the sequence CAAAGGCTCCCCCGATTCCATCGCGGCGTTCATCGCGGCGGATTTTCCGGCGGAGATGAAACAGGTGATTAAAGACATCTCCCGGGCCGGCGGCACGGCGCTGGCCGTAGCCGAAAAGACGGAGGCACTGGGCGTCATCCATCTCAAAGACATCGTCAAGGGCGGGCTCAGGGACCGCTTCACCCGGCTGCGCGCCATGGGCATCAAGACCATCATGATCACCGGCGACAACCGGCTGACGGCGGCCACGATCGCCCGGGAAGCGGGCGTGGATGATTATCTGGCCGAAGCTCGCCCCGAAGACAAGTTGGCGCTAATCCGCAAGGAACAAAGAGACGGTTACCTGGTGGCCATGACCGGCGACGGCACCAACGATGCGCCGGCGCTGGCTCAGGCGGATGTGGGAGTGGCCATGAACACGGGGACCCAGGCCGCCAAGGAAGCCGGCAACATGGTCGACCTGGATTCCAACCCGACCAAGCT encodes:
- a CDS encoding HAD-IC family P-type ATPase → KGSPDSIAAFIAADFPAEMKQVIKDISRAGGTALAVAEKTEALGVIHLKDIVKGGLRDRFTRLRAMGIKTIMITGDNRLTAATIAREAGVDDYLAEARPEDKLALIRKEQRDGYLVAMTGDGTNDAPALAQADVGVAMNTGTQAAKEAGNMVDLDSNPTKLIEIIETGKQMLMTRGALTTFSIANDIAKYFAIIPAMLIALFPEIAPLNIMRLASPLSAILSAVVFNALIIILLIPLALKGVSFRPMKAKALLRRNLVIFGFGGLAIPFIGIKIIDIMVNFFHLA